GTTCTACATACATGCAGATTCAACATTGTCATCAGTGATGTGTTCTGTGAATGCCATTTGCAACGGACACTTTATGGTAAGTAAACACCTTCAAAGACATTTTCACTTCATGCTTCGCATGCAGCTCTCTTGATGATATTTGTATTAGATATGTATTTATAGAACGTCATACTAGAGCATTTTGATGTGTTGTATTGGACTAGAAGATGTCACGGGAACAGAGAAACAATGAGTTCGAAGAACGTGGCACCGTAGAAGCCATCACATCTTTACGTTTAATACAACAGATCCAAATTACACTGGTATGCCGGTCTACATTTATTACATACCCTCTTATCTTGCATTAATCACAGCGGCTCAATACGGAATCTGGGGTACACAACGGAATTTGACCACGTCACCCTTATTATACCCCTGTATTGCTGTCATAACTTGATATGGGTATTTATAATAAAGTGCGTTCTGAGCCCATGGTTGAACACTTCCAGTAATCACTGGAACACGTTTCGTAAAGCGATCGTAGCATTAAGGACGAACGTACGTATGAACGTAAACAAATGATCGGGGCATCTTCATAGGGTGGTGAAATTTGGGAACAGAATAACGGTAAATGCCTGGGAAAATGACCATTGTGTAAACgtaaatacatgatacattgGCCCAAACATCAGATAACTAAATAAAATTTCATCTTTCAAGCCGACTGACATTTCGCCGAGAAATCGATTTTTTGCAAGCTAATCAACACTGGCTTTGACAGTTAATCAAATATGGAGTGTGATATTTATATTAACAGTATCTGTCCACAGACACAAATCTACAAATTATGTATTTGATTTTGAAGAAGGCAACTGGTGGTACAATTAGATGATGTAGAATAACTGCTGACGCGTAGCCTCGTCTTCTAATTATCTCTAAAACATTCACATTTGATTTTAAAACCCAACATTTATCATCTTCATTTCGCAAAATGCTAATAGTACCAGTTATTAACTAGTGAGGCAATAAAGAAGATAGCTTAGATATGTGCCGCTGTTGTATTGACAACGTTTACAGACATATTGAGAAATCCGCTTATATTAGACCGGCATTGCTGTTGCTGGGAGTGGTATAAAAGCATCCTCAAGCCCTCACTCACTatcaacaactcactcactaacacctGTCGTATACGACACCTGAGCAATGCAGCTCTGGACTCTGCACTGAAAGCAGGAATTTTTTTAGTTTGAAATGAGACTCGTTTCGATGTAGTATATTATctatagtctggcagaaaatgtttcaggacggtgtttggtaactttactttaaaactataagtgctatccgtttccaatttggtatgaggctttataattcttctaccattgatgattttaattgtcatgatttatcactcgataataagaaagttgtctataagagctgtcattatttcaagtcacaacaacacctcacatgtcaagGGTGCTGAGCTACTTACCGGAACAGCGACCCGGTCATGCAAATGGGCAGGTCACATGTCAAATCCTTACATTATGCTTAGCAGATCATGTCACGTGACTTCAAGCACGTGCATTTTGCATTAGTCTTGCCCCAATGTCGGATAAAACATGGGAGaaactgtgtgtgtttgtaaaacGCTTAAGTACACGTGACCTGAATAATGTTCCTGGATAAATGACCGCAGCTAGTACTGTCTTTATCATGCCGAGTGCCATGTCAGATTTGTAATATCAATGGGACTATGTAAAGGCGTCATGCTATCCATATGTATAATTATATTCTTTTCATCTAATGAAGGAGTAGGAATTAATTTGACACAGACTATTGGATTAACAAACATCAAAGTTGTATAAGAATAACTTTCATTCTCACTAAATAGGTCAAAAGATGATCAGTATGACATTAGTCACAATCATACTGAAGACAGTCAATTCAATTTTgcaagaaaatgaaacattcagttaACATATACTTTACACATCTCGAAGGGCATTAACAGTGATAATTTGATTCTTTCTTCTGTCTATCACGTGTggtaaaatataaaacaaattctATGGACAACAGCTTGTCAAGCTTGACAACGGTttaagaacctgtatcgaaatgtCGCTCTTACGCATTTACGATGTTTCCTCTATATTATAGTCCCCAAAATTCAAAAATTCCATCCAAAGAAGTTATCAAGTGTTTGGCATTATCGGAAATTTGGCTTTTCAATTAACACAGACGTTTTTATCTATTGAAGGGAAAGATGCAGAAAAGCTCGACATTCTTGGTCTTGATGCCAGTGCTCGTTATCGTGCTGTCATGTATCCCAGCAGGTTGGTAAACAAATCATGTGCCACAGAACATGATTGCTCAGTCACTCGATAATGTTTAATAGTAATGAAATAATTTACTATGAACTGTTTATTTATAGAAGTAAATACATTCAAATCAGTTTGACACGTTATGCTGTGTCGTTATATTTTACGCTGTGTTTCTTCTAGTGCTACGATAGATCGCTTGCATAAATTTCGCTGTTACTGCAGTTGAATCATCAACAACGTGTAGCGGGTGTGACGGTAACAACGTTACCTGTGACGATGGCGTGTGTCTGTTTCGCTGCGTCCGTTTGAGAGAGTCTGGAGAGTGTCTTCAGTGTCTGGACTCTAGGTTCTACGGTAAACAATGTGAACACGATTGTCCACACACCTGTCTCAATTCTCGCTGTCAGATGAACAACACCCGTGTTGTGTGCACAGAGGGATGTGTGGCTGGCAAGAAGGGAGAAAATTGTGCATCTCTGTGTCCTTCGTCTTGCACAAGATGTGAACAAACAGGAAATGCTTGTATTGGATCTTGTCAAAACAACCAGTATTATGGTTCACAATGTGAAACTCCATGTCCTGATAACTGTTTGGATGGCTGTTGGAAAGACACGGGTAAATGCAGAAGTTGCATTGAGGGTTACAGAGGCGAGTACTGTGACAGGTGCGTGGAAGGCTTCAGGGGAATGTACTGTGATGTTGCCTGTTCTCCAAACTGCCTGGACAGTTGTGACAAAGACAAGGGTGACTGTGGCAGTTGCGTAGCAGGTTACACCGGGACGTACTGTAATGAAACGTGCCCTTCCAACTGTACTCAGTGTAAACAACTTAGTGGGCAATGTATAGGATCATGTCCAGATAGCCAGTACTACGGTCCTTTCTGCTCAATATTATGTCCTGTCAGTTGTGCTGGCTGCGACAAGACCACGGGGAGATGCATTCTCTGTGCCGATGGATACACGAGGTGTACCGATGGTCTCTGTCAAAGAGGCGCCTGTCAGTCAGGTGGGTCGTACAAATGAGCTACCAAATATCAGACATGTTCATATGACATTAGATATAATATCAAATTAAAGGTATCTCTAAAAGTATCAGCCTAATATGTAGCAAAATAAATTTATACATTTGAAAATACCACAGCCTGAAAATATTACTGCCACTGTCCGCCTAATAACATCTTTGTTGGCATACATGTAGGTGATATGATGTACAATGCAACAATTTACAACAGTTTCCTGTTTCAAAGGTTAGGCATGTGATGAGAACttttcccttaaaatgtagaaaatacagCGAACAAAGTACTGTAAtatcgctttcagcaatattagagTTAGAACACAGCGTAATTAGGAAAGGCATTTTATCGGTTTGGGGGATCGAACCTGGACTTTCTGCTAAAAAAATAAACTTCAACCTACAGACTCTTTTCTCCGACCATTATCTATGATGCATGTTTTCACTGCAGGTAACACGATATTGACCCTGAAAGTGACAGCTGGAGTATTGGCAGTACTAGTGACGCTTGGAACAACGTTAGCTGTTGTGATCATAACCAGACGCAAGAGCAAATGTCAGCAGATGTACGAATGTCCACGTACCAGCAGAATCATATAGCAAACAATTTAGCAGCAAAACGTCCCTATTCACAGAttcttgtttcaaatgaagacaCAATTGCAGgcacaaatacatgtaaatctgaAATTGGAGAGTTGATGCAGTATACATATGTTTCAAATTCTAtataatatgtttgaaataacgcTTTAGATACAACACATCAATACTGTACTGTATTATATACTGTATACATAACTGAACTTAACAACCTTTTTCTCCACAGAAGGGAACCATCTCCCCGTTCTCAGGATCTTGGACGGAGTGACGGCAGCGAGTACTGGACCCACAAGTACTGGGAAATTCACGACAAGGACATAGGATCTGAATCTGACTCTAGCAACTTACCTGTACCTCAGATACCCCATAGACGTCCTGTCCAAACCAAGGACATCCCCTTGGAAAATGTCAAAGTCAGATCATCAGTTCTAAGGTGTGATAGTGCAATGTCATCGGCAGAACACGCGGCTTTGGTTCACCAGAGTGGACATGATTCGACTCATGAACCTTTTCTTGCAGAAATGCCGCAGGTGGACGTGGGGGACAGTGACGTAGCTGATGCAGCAGAGAGGGACATAAAATGTTTGACAGTCTGTAAGTCCGATTTACAGACTTATCAAGCAGAGGATAGAGCCATCGACAGCCCAGTGCTAAAGCATACAGAGGATCTCATTAGAAAGACGGATTCTATAATAGCTATAGAACAACGTCTTGATTTAGCAAGTGTCAGTGTGCAATATCTTACACCTGACAAAGTCAAAACCGTTTCAAATACGTTGTAATCGCCGAATAAATGTACATGAAACCATTTTACTTGTTTAAAAATAGCGCTCTGTGTATATCCATATTGGGCAATAAAGCTTTTCTTAATACACCAAGTTTGTGATATGCTGGTGTACGTGTATTGCTATATGGAAGGTGTATTGGATATGAGATCTTCACATAGAAACAGAGATTAATCTCTATATTGCTTAATCTTAGATTGTGGGTATGTGGTATAGGCTTCGATTATAATCCGAAATACTTCCGAAAATATCCTTTTGTAGAACGCAACTATTCTAGACAAACGAAATGCCATTGTCTTATTTACAGG
Above is a genomic segment from Haliotis asinina isolate JCU_RB_2024 chromosome 7, JCU_Hal_asi_v2, whole genome shotgun sequence containing:
- the LOC137290273 gene encoding multiple epidermal growth factor-like domains protein 10, with protein sequence MSRRKFYIHADSTLSSVMCSVNAICNGHFMGKMQKSSTFLVLMPVLVIVLSCIPAVESSTTCSGCDGNNVTCDDGVCLFRCVRLRESGECLQCLDSRFYGKQCEHDCPHTCLNSRCQMNNTRVVCTEGCVAGKKGENCASLCPSSCTRCEQTGNACIGSCQNNQYYGSQCETPCPDNCLDGCWKDTGKCRSCIEGYRGEYCDRCVEGFRGMYCDVACSPNCLDSCDKDKGDCGSCVAGYTGTYCNETCPSNCTQCKQLSGQCIGSCPDSQYYGPFCSILCPVSCAGCDKTTGRCILCADGYTRCTDGLCQRGACQSGNTILTLKVTAGVLAVLVTLGTTLAVVIITRRKSKCQQIREPSPRSQDLGRSDGSEYWTHKYWEIHDKDIGSESDSSNLPVPQIPHRRPVQTKDIPLENVKVRSSVLRCDSAMSSAEHAALVHQSGHDSTHEPFLAEMPQVDVGDSDVADAAERDIKCLTVCKSDLQTYQAEDRAIDSPVLKHTEDLIRKTDSIIAIEQRLDLASVSVQYLTPDKVKTVSNTL